The following are from one region of the Paenibacillus sp. JZ16 genome:
- a CDS encoding NIPSNAP family protein, translating to MIYRRKSYKIDSKRIDEFNHLFNEFLLPTQLKYGASLVGRWMTEEIEGAIEVFAIWEYKSLEEYQNIENQVKGDEEHVKRVRNQHEELRIRGENLLKEAPKEDFLLSTVPRNKTILSNFS from the coding sequence ATGATATATCGAAGGAAGTCATACAAAATAGATTCAAAAAGAATAGATGAATTTAATCATTTATTTAATGAATTTCTTTTACCTACACAACTCAAATATGGGGCAAGTTTAGTTGGTCGGTGGATGACGGAAGAAATCGAAGGTGCTATTGAAGTCTTTGCGATTTGGGAATATAAGAGCCTTGAGGAATATCAAAATATAGAAAACCAGGTTAAAGGTGATGAAGAGCATGTTAAACGCGTACGGAATCAACACGAGGAACTAAGAATACGTGGAGAAAATCTCTTAAAAGAAGCACCTAAAGAAGACTTTTTATTGAGTACAGTACCTAGGAATAAAACGATACTATCCAATTTTTCATAA
- a CDS encoding DUF4179 domain-containing protein, with product MRCWKLAQTKEYIRSGNKTDEELEFHLRMCPECRSTVAAAEEEEKVWTQLLYAERLPEGFTEQVMASLEQMEIEPAGEESMAVSKKSHPKSRPFLKKSALWVASLLVVAMALTLYAQPSIADWVRSIFARETSDSGMMDAQSLGLVQNPHVKVKDKGYTIEINEVVADATRLVMGVKVTDPRGKPAVNQVDWSKILVLDANDNEVARLREQGGSKFIDKLTFVFTREVQNDQVSVVGEVSEIGNVFSKKVVKGNWDFNFKLDMKKANALNITTPLHEKYMTPDGMQIEMEKLVRTPSGVRLELSTSLTPEAAKRSPGVLESMQQLMFHFENEKGEDISSVNNYRGGHPETIISQNSELQGGKRHWTYTFRYLPYDREKLSFVFDGYSIPIQSSGSLELIPSELKEHPVIFKDQGDVVTLSGFTVEHDPNARMNDPKIAGLINMKGQYRNEFSKDVWVVRDQDGREYPAEFRGGVSMGKIKEASGDPGFVVQGMTELPEKATLIRKVTDKWYPNVNWSFELPIGKPIPGLENVDPESYWSLEMP from the coding sequence ATGAGATGCTGGAAGCTTGCTCAGACAAAAGAGTACATTCGGTCTGGAAATAAAACGGACGAAGAGCTGGAATTCCATCTTCGCATGTGCCCGGAATGCCGGAGTACGGTAGCCGCGGCAGAGGAGGAAGAAAAAGTATGGACGCAGCTGCTGTATGCCGAGAGACTTCCAGAAGGCTTTACCGAGCAGGTGATGGCTTCCCTTGAACAGATGGAAATCGAGCCTGCAGGGGAAGAATCCATGGCTGTTTCTAAGAAGAGTCATCCGAAATCGCGGCCTTTCTTGAAAAAAAGCGCCTTGTGGGTTGCTTCGCTTCTCGTTGTAGCCATGGCATTGACTTTGTATGCACAGCCGTCCATTGCCGACTGGGTCCGATCGATTTTTGCGAGGGAAACCTCGGATAGCGGAATGATGGATGCCCAAAGCCTTGGACTCGTGCAGAACCCCCATGTCAAAGTGAAGGATAAAGGCTACACGATTGAGATTAACGAAGTGGTCGCCGATGCGACCCGGCTTGTGATGGGGGTGAAGGTGACGGATCCGCGGGGGAAACCTGCCGTGAATCAGGTTGACTGGAGTAAAATTCTTGTCCTAGATGCTAACGATAATGAGGTGGCGCGGCTCAGGGAACAAGGAGGATCGAAGTTCATCGATAAATTGACGTTTGTTTTTACTCGTGAAGTTCAGAATGATCAAGTGAGCGTAGTAGGAGAGGTAAGCGAAATAGGAAATGTATTTTCCAAGAAAGTCGTGAAAGGAAACTGGGATTTCAACTTCAAGCTCGACATGAAAAAGGCGAACGCGCTGAATATTACGACGCCCCTACATGAGAAGTACATGACGCCTGACGGTATGCAGATTGAGATGGAAAAGCTGGTACGCACGCCAAGCGGCGTAAGATTGGAGCTGAGCACTTCCTTGACACCTGAAGCCGCCAAGCGCTCGCCGGGAGTACTGGAGAGCATGCAGCAGCTGATGTTTCATTTTGAAAATGAAAAGGGAGAAGACATATCGAGCGTAAACAATTACAGGGGCGGACACCCAGAGACGATCATTTCGCAGAACAGTGAGCTGCAGGGCGGTAAGCGGCACTGGACCTATACCTTCAGGTATCTTCCGTATGACCGCGAAAAGCTGAGCTTCGTATTTGACGGATACTCCATTCCCATTCAAAGCAGCGGTTCGCTTGAACTGATTCCAAGCGAGCTTAAAGAACATCCGGTTATATTCAAGGATCAGGGAGACGTCGTTACATTAAGCGGCTTTACGGTTGAGCATGACCCGAATGCGAGGATGAATGATCCGAAAATTGCGGGTCTAATTAACATGAAAGGGCAATATCGCAATGAATTCAGCAAAGATGTTTGGGTCGTCAGAGATCAGGATGGAAGGGAATATCCGGCGGAATTCAGAGGGGGAGTCAGTATGGGCAAGATCAAAGAGGCTTCCGGAGATCCCGGCTTTGTTGTGCAGGGCATGACCGAACTGCCGGAGAAGGCCACCTTGATCCGCAAAGTCACCGACAAGTGGTATCCGAATGTGAACTGGTCCTTTGAACTGCCGATCGGCAAGCCAATTCCGGGTCTTGAAAACGTGGATCCGGAGAGCTACTGGAGCTTGGAGATGCCTTAA
- a CDS encoding DUF6366 family protein gives MSKDYETPERTRERLRQEELENNPFGHMNPGNSRARYSIVDLGWKGTLVLTIVIIVGLIVVQYFY, from the coding sequence ATGAGCAAAGATTATGAAACTCCTGAAAGAACAAGAGAAAGACTAAGACAAGAAGAATTGGAAAATAATCCATTTGGTCATATGAATCCCGGAAATAGTAGGGCTCGGTATAGTATAGTCGATTTAGGTTGGAAAGGCACTTTAGTATTAACTATTGTTATTATTGTCGGTCTTATAGTTGTTCAATATTTTTATTAA
- a CDS encoding RNA polymerase sigma factor → MADPSQDVTLVSQVLAGDKRSFTQLVDTHKNKIYGLLRGLGANPQDAQDYTQEAFLRAYRKLAGFREESNFASWLYAIAVNVMKDAGRRKKPEPVEADVLIRVQHHHTETPESAYLRKETGGEVQQLLQQLPDKYRIVLLLRYTNELSYDEIAAIAGIEVNQVRNRLHRAKKSLRKKFKEKEGMIHEMLEACSDKRVHSVWK, encoded by the coding sequence ATGGCAGACCCGTCACAGGACGTTACGCTGGTCAGTCAAGTACTGGCTGGCGACAAGAGGAGCTTTACACAGCTGGTGGATACGCACAAAAATAAAATATACGGCCTATTACGAGGCCTGGGTGCTAACCCGCAGGATGCCCAGGACTACACGCAGGAGGCTTTTCTGAGAGCTTACCGCAAGCTGGCGGGCTTCAGGGAGGAATCGAACTTCGCCTCATGGCTGTACGCCATCGCCGTGAATGTGATGAAGGATGCGGGGCGGAGAAAAAAGCCTGAGCCGGTAGAAGCTGATGTGCTGATCCGGGTGCAGCATCATCACACCGAAACGCCGGAATCGGCTTATCTCCGCAAGGAAACCGGCGGGGAAGTACAGCAATTACTGCAGCAGCTGCCGGATAAATATCGGATCGTGCTGCTGCTGCGATATACGAATGAACTAAGCTATGACGAAATTGCCGCTATTGCCGGCATTGAGGTGAATCAAGTGCGCAATCGGCTGCACCGGGCCAAGAAGTCTCTGCGAAAAAAGTTCAAGGAGAAGGAGGGGATGATACATGAGATGCTGGAAGCTTGCTCAGACAAAAGAGTACATTCGGTCTGGAAATAA
- a CDS encoding S66 family peptidase, which produces MIRYPLLQKGTTIGVTAPSSGVKGPLHELVNQSIGRLKEKGYPVICGETVWTQEKAKSASATIRTAELNALLQNEKIGMIFPPWGGELLIEIVDRIEYDLIQPKWILGYSDTSVLLLAVTLTTGIATAHGTNLIDLRGEYADETTAMWETVLATRVGESVQQFSSKLFQKTWDHENPSPCVFHLTESTAWQTSGNNARVRGRLLGGCIDVIRHLIGTPYGNVRTFQSQFIHGEPILWYLENCELNVTDLRRSLVQMRLAGWFDHCSAILFGRSDANKPIDDYEVSDVYRELAEELGVPIVYDIDCGHVPPQMTFVNGALAEVEVTNGIASVIQFFES; this is translated from the coding sequence ATGATCCGCTATCCATTGTTACAGAAAGGGACGACGATAGGCGTCACCGCCCCATCATCCGGCGTAAAAGGACCTTTACACGAGTTGGTAAACCAGTCAATTGGCCGTTTGAAAGAGAAGGGCTATCCGGTGATTTGCGGGGAAACAGTATGGACTCAAGAGAAAGCAAAGTCGGCATCTGCCACTATAAGGACTGCAGAACTTAACGCTTTACTGCAGAACGAAAAGATTGGAATGATCTTCCCGCCATGGGGCGGAGAACTGTTGATCGAAATAGTGGATCGAATCGAATACGATCTTATTCAGCCCAAGTGGATTCTCGGCTACTCAGATACGAGTGTTCTATTACTGGCTGTTACGCTCACTACAGGAATAGCCACAGCTCACGGTACGAATCTGATCGATTTGAGAGGGGAATATGCGGACGAGACAACTGCAATGTGGGAAACCGTGCTGGCGACGCGGGTCGGTGAATCCGTTCAGCAATTTTCGTCAAAGCTGTTTCAAAAGACATGGGATCACGAAAATCCTTCGCCATGTGTTTTTCATCTAACCGAGTCTACCGCATGGCAAACATCAGGCAATAATGCCCGTGTACGCGGGCGTCTACTTGGGGGATGTATTGATGTCATCCGGCATTTGATTGGGACGCCGTATGGCAATGTACGGACATTCCAGAGTCAATTCATTCATGGCGAGCCGATTCTTTGGTATCTTGAAAATTGTGAATTGAACGTAACCGACCTTCGGCGTTCACTTGTACAAATGAGACTGGCCGGTTGGTTTGACCATTGTAGCGCCATCCTATTCGGCAGAAGCGATGCGAACAAGCCCATCGACGATTATGAAGTATCGGATGTGTACCGAGAGCTTGCGGAGGAGCTAGGCGTTCCAATAGTCTACGATATCGACTGCGGTCATGTGCCCCCACAGATGACGTTCGTCAATGGTGCACTAGCGGAAGTCGAAGTAACGAATGGCATAGCCTCCGTAATACAGTTTTTCGAGTCGTAA
- a CDS encoding DedA family protein: MNIIVFLQDIVIHYGYIAIFLCLALGIFGLPVPDEVLMTMVGYLSSMGLLDFPVSLVISVLGAMSGMLCSYALGRKFGKPLLWKYGKWVRFTTRRIEKTESWFERYGPWAICIGYYIPGLRHLTCYLAGMSAMNPLKYILYLGLGAMCWCAIFISIGYF, from the coding sequence GTGAACATCATCGTTTTCTTACAAGATATCGTTATCCATTACGGTTATATTGCCATCTTCCTATGCCTTGCGCTTGGCATTTTTGGTTTGCCTGTGCCTGATGAGGTTCTTATGACGATGGTTGGCTATCTTTCGTCTATGGGGCTGCTTGATTTCCCGGTATCTCTTGTGATCAGCGTCCTCGGTGCTATGAGTGGTATGCTCTGCAGTTACGCCCTTGGGCGGAAGTTCGGCAAGCCGTTGCTGTGGAAGTATGGAAAATGGGTCAGGTTCACGACCAGGAGGATAGAGAAAACAGAGAGCTGGTTCGAGCGTTACGGCCCCTGGGCGATATGCATCGGTTACTATATCCCAGGGCTCCGCCATCTGACCTGTTATCTGGCAGGGATGAGCGCCATGAACCCACTGAAATATATACTCTACTTGGGCTTGGGAGCCATGTGCTGGTGTGCGATTTTTATTTCAATTGGGTATTTCTAG
- a CDS encoding extracellular solute-binding protein, with the protein MKKAVLLILSFVLVFTLAACSGSSGKDVTGGVTIEKVSDMEGTVRVALAGWQLDNGIDALTGNPTIGLNEYLDKTFKKMYPNIKLEVYQIPWENVKAKQTAMLLSGDADVLYTGGAFASQWYQEGLLRDLDDLIEKDTSFDPSIYLEGIMNNSYSTKSPDGSKQFGIPAVLGRRMTIYDKKLFEDWGVETLSAQPGPDEILEKAKQMTGKNPKTGEDNFGLYWSGNSLNGSTFVALTLAYGAKGAEGSLKDIKNIKWHLNSPEMVKVLEWLKEAAQLPPAGFVNAQGAENFGLEKNNIAIALDSTGGSTMSEYRSKQNKELLDRFEPVLNMGPKGEGWVAVDPFIMAKNAKDVDASWEVLKFLTSYMTQKYMYENFSSTPTLKNADFVTPEDKFVKKALEIADVGHSELMDEANPFYMSDIAPAINGFISQAASGNAPDIQKFLDDLQARAEKWSANLK; encoded by the coding sequence ATGAAAAAAGCTGTGCTGCTTATCCTGTCATTCGTGCTGGTGTTTACATTGGCCGCTTGTTCAGGCAGTTCGGGAAAAGATGTAACAGGCGGCGTTACTATTGAAAAAGTATCGGATATGGAAGGAACGGTTCGCGTTGCGCTGGCAGGCTGGCAGCTGGATAACGGAATCGATGCGCTGACAGGCAACCCGACCATCGGACTCAATGAATATTTGGATAAAACGTTCAAAAAAATGTATCCGAACATCAAGCTGGAGGTTTATCAAATTCCTTGGGAGAACGTAAAAGCCAAACAAACGGCCATGCTGCTCTCCGGTGATGCGGATGTCTTGTATACCGGCGGAGCCTTTGCATCGCAATGGTACCAGGAAGGACTGCTGCGTGACCTGGACGACTTGATCGAAAAGGATACCTCGTTTGACCCGAGCATCTATCTGGAAGGCATTATGAACAACTCTTACAGCACCAAGTCGCCGGATGGAAGCAAGCAGTTTGGGATTCCTGCCGTTCTTGGCCGCCGGATGACCATTTATGATAAGAAGCTGTTTGAAGACTGGGGTGTCGAAACACTCTCGGCACAGCCAGGACCGGATGAAATTCTGGAGAAAGCCAAGCAAATGACCGGCAAAAACCCAAAAACCGGTGAAGACAATTTCGGTCTGTACTGGAGCGGCAATTCATTAAATGGTTCCACCTTTGTTGCATTAACCCTTGCTTATGGCGCCAAAGGAGCGGAAGGATCGCTGAAAGATATCAAGAACATTAAATGGCACTTGAATTCACCGGAGATGGTCAAAGTGCTGGAATGGCTGAAAGAAGCCGCACAACTGCCGCCGGCAGGATTCGTGAATGCTCAGGGAGCTGAGAATTTCGGACTGGAGAAGAACAATATCGCCATTGCCCTTGATTCCACCGGCGGCTCTACGATGAGTGAATACCGGTCGAAGCAGAATAAAGAGCTGCTGGACCGATTTGAGCCTGTGCTGAACATGGGGCCTAAAGGCGAAGGCTGGGTTGCGGTTGACCCGTTCATCATGGCGAAGAATGCGAAAGATGTGGATGCATCATGGGAAGTGTTAAAGTTTTTGACCAGCTACATGACGCAAAAATATATGTATGAAAACTTCTCCAGTACTCCGACACTTAAAAACGCTGATTTCGTAACGCCGGAAGACAAGTTTGTGAAGAAAGCACTCGAAATCGCAGATGTCGGCCACTCGGAGCTTATGGATGAAGCCAATCCGTTCTACATGAGCGATATCGCTCCTGCCATTAACGGATTTATTAGCCAGGCTGCATCCGGAAACGCACCGGATATTCAGAAGTTTCTGGATGATCTGCAGGCTCGCGCTGAGAAATGGTCGGCAAATCTGAAGTAA
- a CDS encoding ATP-binding protein produces MATSSLYSPTYNRSKLHVKSGCCDLRQGKSVLVTVKDNGVGISEHEMPLIFNRFYKGDSSINRGDHGAGLGLSIARWIVDQHSRFCPH; encoded by the coding sequence TTGGCTACATCTTCTCTATATTCTCCTACTTATAATCGCTCCAAGTTGCATGTCAAATCTGGCTGCTGCGATCTTAGGCAGGGGAAATCAGTTCTAGTAACCGTCAAGGATAACGGAGTGGGTATTTCGGAACACGAAATGCCACTCATATTTAATCGCTTTTACAAAGGAGATTCCTCTATAAATAGAGGGGATCATGGAGCGGGTCTAGGACTATCGATCGCGCGTTGGATCGTCGATCAACATTCAAGGTTCTGTCCACATTAG
- a CDS encoding carbohydrate ABC transporter permease yields MSSSALPKEPVRRKRITLQQLILTLVLLVGSFIMIVPFLWMLVTSFDWAARLNISFPPKIWPEEPSIRTYEAAFTNINMFRYIGNSTLVSAGVIIISSLSALLSGYALSKLRFKGANFVLLLALSTMMIPFEMTMIPQYLLFSKLGLVDNYLAFYLPAMNYAFGTFLAKAFFDQLPSSLREAAVLDGAKEITVFSRVYLPLCTPIIATMVILLFLGVWNDMLWPLLILKSAAKYTIQIGLAMFTYNNGINQQPSIIMAATTTSLIPVIVVYMFLQRYIIESIALSGIKQ; encoded by the coding sequence ATGAGCAGTTCAGCCTTGCCCAAGGAGCCTGTGCGCCGTAAACGAATTACACTTCAACAGCTGATCCTAACACTGGTTCTGTTGGTAGGTTCATTCATCATGATTGTGCCATTCTTATGGATGCTGGTAACGAGCTTCGATTGGGCTGCACGATTAAATATTTCATTCCCACCGAAAATATGGCCGGAAGAGCCTTCGATTCGAACATATGAAGCCGCCTTCACCAACATTAATATGTTCCGATATATCGGGAACTCCACGCTTGTAAGTGCAGGGGTCATCATTATCAGCTCGTTGTCAGCACTTCTATCCGGTTATGCCTTATCCAAGCTTCGCTTCAAAGGAGCAAACTTCGTCCTGCTGCTAGCGCTCAGCACGATGATGATTCCGTTCGAAATGACGATGATTCCGCAGTATTTGCTGTTCAGCAAACTCGGACTGGTCGACAACTACCTGGCTTTTTATTTGCCGGCCATGAACTATGCGTTCGGTACCTTTTTAGCTAAAGCCTTCTTCGATCAATTGCCCAGCAGTCTAAGGGAAGCGGCCGTTCTGGATGGCGCCAAGGAAATCACCGTATTCAGCCGGGTCTATCTGCCGCTGTGCACGCCCATTATCGCCACCATGGTCATTCTGCTGTTCTTAGGCGTATGGAATGATATGCTGTGGCCGCTGCTGATCTTGAAATCGGCTGCCAAGTACACAATCCAGATTGGATTGGCCATGTTTACGTATAACAACGGTATTAACCAACAGCCATCTATAATTATGGCGGCCACGACTACGAGCCTCATTCCGGTTATCGTCGTTTATATGTTCCTGCAGCGTTATATTATCGAGAGCATTGCGCTATCCGGTATCAAGCAATAA
- a CDS encoding restriction endonuclease codes for MAISVSRKEVITRTGELIGYKSGLGLNKEEFDDIIPTEYHQIWFGPAEGYLRLYPEEFEGLIEELLQRLGNIESTSPGLFTLHLRHKYRHNAKKTKLLDDVFPFFLKMMENFNTAAQQGEDPNKAMVPPLIEATLKYGKEGSDLIMELVDGLNGLLHKSPWTSIRETEWKDVAKLNDLFVSENLKTQHGTFMDQRYIDYLRANFDDKIGSIHWRKFEGLTAEFFERQGYFVEIGPGRADGGIDVRVWTEDPKLAGPPTILIQCKRQKSVIEQTIVKALYADVLHEQAQKGLIVTSSSFSPGSKTLCLTREYPVAEANRETLRSWVKAMRKPGTGIWAL; via the coding sequence ATGGCTATTAGTGTGAGTCGTAAAGAAGTAATAACAAGAACAGGAGAGCTTATAGGCTATAAGTCTGGCTTAGGCTTGAACAAGGAAGAGTTTGATGATATTATTCCGACAGAATATCATCAAATTTGGTTTGGACCAGCAGAAGGTTATCTGCGATTGTATCCCGAAGAATTTGAAGGACTGATTGAGGAACTATTACAGCGCCTTGGTAATATCGAGTCGACAAGTCCTGGATTGTTTACATTGCATTTACGTCATAAGTATAGGCACAACGCAAAAAAAACAAAACTACTGGATGACGTATTTCCGTTTTTTCTTAAAATGATGGAGAATTTCAATACTGCAGCTCAACAAGGTGAAGATCCAAATAAGGCAATGGTACCACCTTTAATTGAAGCGACATTGAAGTATGGTAAAGAAGGTTCTGATCTCATAATGGAGCTCGTAGATGGATTAAATGGTCTCCTTCATAAAAGTCCTTGGACTAGCATTCGGGAAACCGAATGGAAGGATGTAGCTAAACTGAATGATTTGTTTGTTAGCGAAAATTTAAAAACACAACACGGGACTTTTATGGATCAGCGGTATATTGATTATCTAAGAGCAAATTTCGATGATAAGATAGGAAGTATTCACTGGCGAAAATTTGAAGGTCTAACAGCTGAATTTTTTGAAAGACAAGGATACTTTGTTGAAATTGGTCCTGGACGGGCAGATGGTGGTATTGATGTTAGAGTTTGGACAGAAGACCCTAAGCTTGCTGGCCCACCAACAATTCTTATTCAGTGTAAAAGACAAAAGAGTGTGATCGAACAAACTATTGTAAAAGCCCTATATGCTGATGTGCTACATGAACAAGCCCAAAAAGGCTTGATCGTTACATCGAGTAGCTTTTCGCCTGGATCGAAAACATTATGTTTGACACGAGAATATCCAGTCGCAGAAGCCAATCGTGAGACTCTTCGAAGTTGGGTTAAGGCGATGCGTAAACCAGGTACTGGGATCTGGGCCTTGTAA
- a CDS encoding DUF5677 domain-containing protein, which yields MDHSKLSDHIFKKGKFITPWNELMNEIGKENSWYHGRLPEYLWIALIINFYGREKGLVKCNIILNKIKEQFPALVTPKFSKILNFEAEKQDGFFKYLLTVIDTQVLAPLTTIFTYSNFPIFSSKFQSNMSVDQRIETINSVMEQTSDHQSYLSTDIRFIIVYFVVLSGKLHMQRESMAMLLEYPTLPHEDERMRMIRPTVRSIEMMQNEIDPFDGEYLDFFWEAVSRMNDCKLFYIDMSSDLPDTKEYMSRVKVILEYYTDLFTSANPLDNKMLVLLGITTYSYKRLIELVEHELFYTISGRGIVRTVIEDYIMMKYLLKNESLHTDIWTEYQYYGIGQYKLIVERFRQSEKELPNSHVSYEYLDILVNEYKNKEFIDMDTTYFDKQNIRGKAIAVDEKELFDFYYDYDSAFEHGLWGAIRESSLIKCNTPSHQYHCVPDIENNQKLRNVWHDCVRVMNKTLNVLEGLYGVPLHLSAGVKEYE from the coding sequence ATGGATCATAGCAAACTTTCTGATCATATTTTCAAAAAAGGAAAATTTATCACGCCTTGGAATGAGTTAATGAATGAAATCGGCAAAGAAAATTCATGGTATCATGGAAGATTGCCAGAATATTTATGGATAGCTCTTATTATTAATTTTTATGGAAGAGAAAAAGGACTAGTAAAATGCAATATCATTCTTAATAAAATTAAGGAACAATTTCCAGCATTAGTTACTCCAAAGTTTTCAAAGATTCTTAATTTCGAGGCGGAAAAGCAAGACGGATTTTTTAAATACTTATTAACTGTTATTGATACTCAAGTATTAGCACCTCTAACTACTATTTTTACCTACTCTAACTTTCCAATTTTTTCGTCAAAGTTCCAATCAAATATGTCAGTTGATCAAAGGATAGAAACTATAAATTCTGTAATGGAGCAAACCAGCGATCATCAATCATATCTCTCTACTGACATTAGATTTATTATAGTGTATTTCGTTGTACTGTCAGGGAAGTTACATATGCAACGTGAATCAATGGCAATGCTTCTTGAGTATCCTACATTACCACATGAAGATGAGAGAATGAGAATGATACGTCCAACGGTAAGGTCAATAGAAATGATGCAGAACGAAATTGATCCTTTTGATGGAGAATATTTAGATTTCTTTTGGGAGGCAGTTAGTAGAATGAATGATTGTAAGTTGTTTTACATAGATATGTCCAGTGATCTACCTGATACAAAAGAATACATGAGCAGAGTTAAAGTAATACTTGAATATTATACAGATTTGTTTACATCAGCAAACCCACTTGATAATAAAATGCTGGTTCTCTTAGGAATAACCACGTATTCGTACAAACGATTAATAGAGTTGGTTGAACATGAACTCTTCTATACAATTTCAGGTAGGGGTATTGTTCGTACAGTAATAGAGGATTACATCATGATGAAATATTTACTTAAAAACGAATCGTTACATACTGATATATGGACAGAGTATCAGTATTACGGAATTGGTCAGTATAAACTCATTGTTGAACGTTTTAGACAATCGGAAAAGGAGTTGCCAAATAGCCATGTTTCTTATGAATATTTAGACATTTTAGTTAATGAATATAAAAACAAAGAATTTATTGACATGGATACTACCTACTTTGATAAACAAAATATCAGAGGAAAGGCAATCGCTGTAGATGAAAAGGAGCTTTTTGACTTTTATTATGATTATGATTCTGCGTTTGAACATGGACTATGGGGAGCGATTCGTGAAAGTTCATTAATTAAGTGTAATACACCTTCACACCAGTATCATTGTGTTCCGGATATAGAAAATAACCAGAAACTGAGAAACGTATGGCACGATTGTGTAAGAGTTATGAATAAAACACTTAATGTTTTAGAGGGGTTATATGGAGTTCCATTGCACTTGTCGGCAGGAGTAAAAGAATATGAATAA